The DNA sequence GTCTCTTCAGGAGACTATTGGAGCCAATGGGCTGGTTCAATCTATAGATATAGGTCTCCCGAAAGAAATCGTAACAAAGAAGCATATCTTTAACCGTAGTATTGCGTCCAGTTCGTCCTGTGGCATCTGTGGTAAAACAGAACTCTGTGACATTGAAATTCCAACAGGCGTTTTGGCAACAGGTGAATTGACTATGGATTTGATCCCATCCTTATTTGAACAGTTACGCAATCATCAAATCCTTTTTGATCAGACAGGAGGTTCTCATGCAGCAGGTATTTTTAATGGAGAGGGACTATTACTCTCTGCTCAGGAGGATATTGGGAGACACAATGCAGTTGATAAAGCGATTGGAGAACTGCTTACTCAACAAACATTGGAACAGGCGAGAATCTTGTGTGTGAGTGGACGTATTTCGTATGAGATTGTAGCCAAATGTGTGCAGGCAGGTATCCCCTTTCTGCTTTCTGTGTCAGCGCCGTCATCACTAGCAGTAGAAACCTGTCAGCACAAAGGAATAACGTTGATTGCCTTTTGCAGGAATGACCGGGCTACAGTGTATACACATACAGAAAGAGTTAAAACAAGTATTCTCATTTAGAATTAGAAAAAGATCACGATGGCAGGTGCAAGTGCGACAATACTTATTGATCGAGAATGGACATCTTCTGAACAAAAGATATTGGATGATATGCTTAGTAAAACAGCAATAATTATAGAGGATAACAACTATTTTGTTGTTAATAACACCTTTGCTATTGGAGGAAAACAACACGAAGAATACCAATCCTTTACATATACTATTTTCAACATCAATGACGAGGCAAGTTATTCTTCAGATGAATGCAATCAGATTAATGAAGTGTTTCATAGTATACCTGTAACTGCAATAGACTTCTCTGCAGTTACATCTAGGACAAACGTAAGGATGCTTGGAGAGATCGTATTATACATTGCCAATAAACTAAATGGCATTATTGATTTTGGAGGAGAATTACTGCCGGAGAAAGCCTATAAGGAAAATGATTTCTGGTGGATTATTGAAAAAGCAAATTGGAACGAAGTCGAACACTACTATACTGAAATGATTAGAGAAATACCAGGTACTATAATCTGTATTCACTATCATACTG is a window from the Xanthocytophaga agilis genome containing:
- the fdhD gene encoding formate dehydrogenase accessory sulfurtransferase FdhD — encoded protein: MTLYPSIPAYRFEAGKYQETEEKLLTEAALQIKINHRPYTVTMRTPGSEAWLTTGLLFTEGIITGMNDILSLQETIGANGLVQSIDIGLPKEIVTKKHIFNRSIASSSSCGICGKTELCDIEIPTGVLATGELTMDLIPSLFEQLRNHQILFDQTGGSHAAGIFNGEGLLLSAQEDIGRHNAVDKAIGELLTQQTLEQARILCVSGRISYEIVAKCVQAGIPFLLSVSAPSSLAVETCQHKGITLIAFCRNDRATVYTHTERVKTSILI
- a CDS encoding DUF6368 family protein; the encoded protein is MAGASATILIDREWTSSEQKILDDMLSKTAIIIEDNNYFVVNNTFAIGGKQHEEYQSFTYTIFNINDEASYSSDECNQINEVFHSIPVTAIDFSAVTSRTNVRMLGEIVLYIANKLNGIIDFGGELLPEKAYKENDFWWIIEKANWNEVEHYYTEMIREIPGTIICIHYHTEGNRHWVYNICDVLFMKSWLDHPEFQLIK